The nucleotide window GGCTACACGCGCCCCAACCCCATGGTTGGCTGCGTTATCACCCACCAGGGCCGCGTGATTGGGGAAGGCTGGCACCGGCGGTATGGCGGACCTCACGCCGAGGTGAATGCCGTAGCCTCGGTTATGGAGCCGCACCTGCTGCCCGAAGCCCGCGTGTACGTAACGCTGGAACCCTGCTCTCACTTCGGCAAAACCCCGCCCTGCGCCGACCTGCTGATAGAAAAGCGCGTAGCAGAAGTGGTGGTATGCAACCTCGACCCCAACCCGCTGGTAGCCGGCCGGGGCCTGCAAAAGCTGCGCGACGCGGGTATATCCGTAGAAACGGGGCTACTGGAGCCAGAAGGCCGCTGGCTGAACCGGCGCTTCTTTACTTATCAGGAGCAGCAGCGGCCTTACGTGGTGCTGAAGTGGGCCGAAACCGCCGACGGCTACCTGGCGGGTCCGTATTTTCAGCCGGTGCCCATCAGTGGGGAGCTGGCGCGGGTGGCCGTTCACCAGTGGCGCGGCGAGGAGCACGCCATATTGGTAGGCACGCGCACGGCCCTGCACGACAACCCCCGCCTGAACGTGCGTGAATGGCCCGGCCAGGACCCTATTCGCCTCGTCATCGACAAAAACCTGAGCCTCCCGCCCACGCACAACCTTCTCGACGGTAGCCAGCCCACGGTGGTATACACGTACCGCCACCGCGCTACCACCAACAACGTGGGCTACGTTACGCTGTCGGAGGCCGAGGACTTGTTTCCGCAGATTCTGGCCAACCTGCACCAGCGTCAGGTGCAGTCGGTGCTGGTGGAAGGCGGGCCGACGGTGCTTAACTCCCTGTTGAAGGACGGGCTATGGGACGAAATCAGGGTCATTCGCAGCCCCAAGCTGCTGGGCGGCGGCGTGGCGGCCCCGCACCTGGGCCTCACCGGCCTGCGGGAGCAGTTCACGCTGGGCGAAGATCAGGTGTTCGTGTATCGGAAAGGCTGATGCGGATGATTGGGTGACACGTAACAGGTGACGCAGGGAATGTCTGACCGACCGGAACCACTTCGCTGCCTCGCTACCTTCTCTACCCATTTTTACCTCGCAAGTCTTGACCTTTGTTCCGTAACATCTCTTTGTTACCCTTGCCTGTTACCTGTAACCTCATCACCTAAACCATGGCTGAAGAACTGCACCTCGATACCACGCTCACTAAAGCCGAGCAATACCGGCAGCTGCTGCCCCAGATTGAAGCCCTAACCACCGGCGAGCCGGACCTGGTAGCCAACCTGGCCAATACCGTGGCGGCGCTACGGCAGGCCTTTGGCTTTTTCTGGGTGGGCTTTTATATGGTGAAGGGCGACGAGCTGGTACTGGGCCCGTTCCAGGGGCCGATTGCCTGCACCCGCATCCGGCACGGCAAGGGCGTGTGCGGCAGCAGCTGGGCCCAGGCCGCCACTCTGCTGGTACCCGACGTGGAACAGTTTCCCGGCCACATTGCCTGCAGTTCCGAGTCGAAGTCCGAAATTGTGGTGCCGGTTCTGAAAGATGGGCAGGTGGTAGCCGTGCTGGACGTAGACAGCGACCAGCTAAACGACTTCAACCAGGACGACCAGCAGGCCTTGGAACAGCTCATGCAGCTGGCAGCCCGCTGGTTTTAGGCTGGTGCCAGTCGTGGGTTGCCTGTTGCTCGTCATGCTGAGCGCAGTCTGACAACTCACAACGGGCAACCAACAACTGACAACTCTCAACCGAATTCCCCGATGAAAAAGCCGTTTTACTCTCTTGGCGACTGGCGTCGCAACGTGGTGCTGATGGCCGCTGCCGCCAGCCTGGGCCTGGGTGCGCTGCCCGCCTGCTCCTCCGATAACCGCACCGATACGGAAACCGCCACCGGCGACTGGAGCGGCGAAACCTACAGCCAGGGCGTCATCACGGAAATGACCGAGGTGCAGCCGGGCAACTGGAAAATCACGGCCGAAAAGCCGGCCGGCAAGGAAGAGGTAGCCGCCATCCTCCACCACTTTGATGGTAAGGTGGATACCCTGCAAGGCGCGGCTCTGCAAAAACAGATGCAGGACTACAGCCGCCAAAACCCCGAAAACCGGGTAGCTGGCACGGGCATGATGGATGTGCTGATGTGGAGTGGCATTGGGTATATGGCCGGGCGCTTTCTCAACCCCAATCCCGGCTATTATGCCAACCCCGGTCTGGTGCAGCGCAATATGGGCTGGCGCCAGGGCATTACCCGGGAGCGGGAAAACGAAGGCCGGGGCTTTTTTGGCCGGGGCTTCACGGGCGCCCGCAGCTCCCGCTCGGCCGGCGTACAGGAAAGCCCGTCGTTCCGGCGCTCGGCTTACCGCAGTGGCACATTCCGCAGCTCGGCTCCGCGCATGAGCCGCAGCAGCGGCTTCGGCACCCGAAGCAGCGGAGGGTTTGGCGGGTAGTTAGCTTGGCAACGATGGCACGTCTACTGCCCAAACGTATTACACTTGACTATCGGTACGGTTATGCTTTTACACTTTTTTTCAGCTTCCTTATGCTGCTGTTTGCTTTACCATTTCTGTGGTTTGAACAACACAAAGAACTGAGTATCCTCTGGATACTAGCACTGATCATATTCAATCTACCTATGTTGATTTGGCCTGTGCGCACAGTTTATGCAACAGCTAACCGCTTCATCATTAAGGCGTTGTTCCGCAAGCCAATTATTTATCCTTTGAACGAATTCAAGTGTGTGCGGATTGGGGGATGTGCGTTCAGAATACGGGAGTATATGGTATTCGCTGATGGCAAAGAGTATCCTTTTAAGCTTGACCTTTCTTTCATGGATACCATCAAATACAGCTTTTATGACAAGGAAAAACAGGAGGATTTATTGAATAAACGGATTAGAAATATAGTAGCCGGTTTATCCTCTGACTCGAATATTACCCTGTCAAACGGCATATGAATAGCTCAACCGTTCAATTAATTTCCCTTTCCGGTGACGTGACGCCGGCCGTGCGGGCACTGGGCTGGGACTGGGCCGTGGAAGATGCTTGCGCCGCCTATGTGGCCCGCGAAGCCGTGCAGGTGCCCGAGGCCGAAGCCGAAGCCCTGCTCCAGGCCGCCGACACGCTCTACGAAATGCTGGCCCAGGCTATTCCCGACCCTATCCCCGACGACCTGCTGCAGCTGCTGGCCATTCCGGCCAACCTGTGGACTGCCGTGCGTCACTCCTGGAACGACGAGCGGCACTGGCACCTCTACGGCCGCTTCGATCTGGCCCAGACGCCCGACGGCATCAAGCTGCTGGAGTTCAACGCCGATACGGCCACCAGCCTGCCCGAAACGGCCGTGGTGCAGTGGGCCAGCCTGGTAGCCGCCGGTCAGGCCGACGAGGAGAGGCAGGCCAACGGCCTGTTCGAGGGCCTGCAAAGCCAGCTGGAGGAATGGCGCCAGCTCAACCCCGACCTCGACCCCAGCCTGTTGCTGGTGCACCTGCCCGGCAGCGCCGAGGACGAAACCAACTGTGCCATCCTGGCCGAAGCGGCGCGGGCAGCCGGTTTTGCTACCGCGCACGTGTGTTCCGTGGATGCTATGCAGGTATCGGTGGCGGGTGAAGACCGAGGCGTGTGGGCACAGGTGGGACCGGAGCAGTGGCAGCGGTTCGGCTTTCTGTTTAAGCTGGTGCCCTGGGAAATTCTGGCTGAGGAAGAGCCCGACCTGACCGCCGACCTGACCCACCTGCTTCTTTCGCGCGACGTTATCATTGCCAACCCGGCGTATTCCCTACTGTTCCAAAGCAAGGGTATCCTGGCTTGGCTCTGGAAGGTATTTCCGCACCACCCTTTGCTGCTGGAAGCTTCCCTGCAGCCGCTGGCGGGCCACTCCGTCAGCAAGCCAATCTTTGGCCGCGAAGGCCAGAACGTGACGGAAGTGCAGCCCAATGGCCAACTCGGTACTAGCATCGACGGGGAGTTTGGCGAGCAGCCCCAAGTGCATCAGCGCTGGGCCTATCTTCCCCGCGACGCGCAGCAGCGCCGCTACCAGGCGGGCGTATTCTGGGCCGGCGAGGCCTGCGCGCTCGGTTTCCGCCGCGACGCGGGCTTTATCACCAACCTTTCCGAGTTCGTGCCCCATTTGCTGGGGTGAAAAGTAACTGGCACGTAGGCACTGCTTCACGGTCCGCCGACAACTGCCTTGCGGGCGGCTTACAAGGCAGTTGTCAGCCGCCCGCAACCAGAGTTGCGAGCCGCTCGCAAATCTGGTTGCGGGACATCCTCCGTCGCTTGGCTGTGTCGAATACCTTCTACGCTTGAGGAGCTATAACC belongs to Hymenobacter sp. J193 and includes:
- a CDS encoding GAF domain-containing protein codes for the protein MAEELHLDTTLTKAEQYRQLLPQIEALTTGEPDLVANLANTVAALRQAFGFFWVGFYMVKGDELVLGPFQGPIACTRIRHGKGVCGSSWAQAATLLVPDVEQFPGHIACSSESKSEIVVPVLKDGQVVAVLDVDSDQLNDFNQDDQQALEQLMQLAARWF
- a CDS encoding DUF1190 domain-containing protein; amino-acid sequence: MKKPFYSLGDWRRNVVLMAAAASLGLGALPACSSDNRTDTETATGDWSGETYSQGVITEMTEVQPGNWKITAEKPAGKEEVAAILHHFDGKVDTLQGAALQKQMQDYSRQNPENRVAGTGMMDVLMWSGIGYMAGRFLNPNPGYYANPGLVQRNMGWRQGITRERENEGRGFFGRGFTGARSSRSAGVQESPSFRRSAYRSGTFRSSAPRMSRSSGFGTRSSGGFGG
- a CDS encoding glutathionylspermidine synthase family protein; the protein is MNSSTVQLISLSGDVTPAVRALGWDWAVEDACAAYVAREAVQVPEAEAEALLQAADTLYEMLAQAIPDPIPDDLLQLLAIPANLWTAVRHSWNDERHWHLYGRFDLAQTPDGIKLLEFNADTATSLPETAVVQWASLVAAGQADEERQANGLFEGLQSQLEEWRQLNPDLDPSLLLVHLPGSAEDETNCAILAEAARAAGFATAHVCSVDAMQVSVAGEDRGVWAQVGPEQWQRFGFLFKLVPWEILAEEEPDLTADLTHLLLSRDVIIANPAYSLLFQSKGILAWLWKVFPHHPLLLEASLQPLAGHSVSKPIFGREGQNVTEVQPNGQLGTSIDGEFGEQPQVHQRWAYLPRDAQQRRYQAGVFWAGEACALGFRRDAGFITNLSEFVPHLLG
- the ribD gene encoding bifunctional diaminohydroxyphosphoribosylaminopyrimidine deaminase/5-amino-6-(5-phosphoribosylamino)uracil reductase RibD, with product MPFSDFDQLMMRRALDLARLGAGYTRPNPMVGCVITHQGRVIGEGWHRRYGGPHAEVNAVASVMEPHLLPEARVYVTLEPCSHFGKTPPCADLLIEKRVAEVVVCNLDPNPLVAGRGLQKLRDAGISVETGLLEPEGRWLNRRFFTYQEQQRPYVVLKWAETADGYLAGPYFQPVPISGELARVAVHQWRGEEHAILVGTRTALHDNPRLNVREWPGQDPIRLVIDKNLSLPPTHNLLDGSQPTVVYTYRHRATTNNVGYVTLSEAEDLFPQILANLHQRQVQSVLVEGGPTVLNSLLKDGLWDEIRVIRSPKLLGGGVAAPHLGLTGLREQFTLGEDQVFVYRKG